In one window of Pseudomonas chlororaphis subsp. chlororaphis DNA:
- a CDS encoding RHS repeat-associated core domain-containing protein, producing MGRVADIEKQLNSFKSSLTLYRAQTEKWYAQAADAVSEKTDMPSLLGMERVIKVGGTSKAVSMTDGSFTSNVAKCPLNGLLLIESKFESVYDIPLGGIQVLVIPVKGGAATKLTLDAKGKATFRGKPGELYKIRVQNEVTPAQVNALFKSYDGLTGELEGWLRREWAVFKPQWSTQSAAASLKAVGNGILAGSWEAIKGVWDGITLILDILQNPMKYVDRLGAGAEKLAKLAKEAPDVMRKAMLFASDEAALFLLVRSASIWLSALPPSQIAGDAAKYISSAVVSILIDIVLGIVLTIALEGMGVVYLALRLKKYGQVIVKAATRFVEAVFKIINSFMGYIKKYTEVAARGIQTAAKKGVVQVRFDGRKNSTLGGRQAAPDASRPATTPARRNADSASNTCTSGCPVSMVTGEELLTLTDGELDGLLPFEWTRLYRTSAAELNCGLGYGWSHALAQRVEIDGESVIWTDHENRSTTFPLPSEQRPAITNTLSRAAIFLGDDPSELILSQAGKSSRFYHFRYNSKGASLIAISDNYDNRLHISRDIQGRIKRIDNGAGRALLLRYDRTLIVAVDYQQFTPADNLEDAWSTVQTLVSYSYDAQHRLIEAKNAAGEAERYAYDKQNVILERQLAGGASFFWEWENQGKDSRCIHHWANFAQMDQRYVWDDKGSVTAINTDGSEEIYTHDEQARLVSKVDPDGAEHLKAYDEKGRLIAEKDPLGAVTEYHYDEAGDMVAVIPPEDEPTGYEYDNGRVTEVRRGNTTWKYQRNHQGDITQQTDPDGNETHYRYDRQGRLLEITHPDGSRHQLGWNGLGQLLEERLPDGGQRKYRYDALGRQITRQDESGAITQYQWDAANRLAQITLPGGATRAFSYNAYGKVTAERDELGRITRYEYADNLHLVSRRINPDGSQLRYRYDNARLLLTDIENERGEQYHLDYYPNGLIQQETGFDGRSTAYVYDLNGNLLKKTEFGDDGSELVTEYQRDAAGRLLVKTLADGEKIHYSYDALGRLVNVDDGHWPLAYEYDLQDRLITEHQGWGTLRYEYDKLGQLSHCRLPDGSKLDYRHALGGQLSSIDLNGSRLTSHQFNAGREQQRQQGLLLSQYQYDEQGRLQAHSVSQQRHGQHQNLYRRAYAYDANGNLAGIDDSRKGNLRYHYDPLDRLINVRGATPESFAHDPAGNLLGQGNQPAANLANIKGNRLLMQGDRHYDYDAFGNLSRERRGAGQKLVTEYQYDCQHRLIGVSLPGGSTATYKYDAFGRRIAKTVDGRTTEFLWQGERLIAESAENRYRSYIYEPGTFRPLAMLDGEGPAQATPFYYQLDHLGTPQELTAYSGEIMWSAKYRAYGNLAALDVSEIDNPLRFQGQYFDAETGLHYNRHRYYNPSSGRFLTPDPIKLAGGLNNYKYVHNPTGWVDPLGLDECPGQSPKQQPDYKFKSAKYRPEEVLGRRVYKNGTDIAPGAPSAPLDSSISPSIRKKVEEDGWTNLDLMRNGNAPIGPDGKQMNLHHVIGQEAGPMVELTSTTHKKYHKPLHGLIEDGNSFRNDRKLELQYERFRKAYWKERAKDFE from the coding sequence ATGGGTCGCGTTGCCGATATCGAAAAACAACTGAACTCGTTCAAAAGCAGTCTGACGCTGTACCGCGCACAGACCGAAAAATGGTACGCGCAAGCCGCAGATGCCGTGAGCGAGAAAACGGACATGCCTTCCTTGCTGGGCATGGAACGGGTCATCAAAGTCGGCGGCACCAGCAAGGCCGTCAGCATGACTGACGGCAGCTTCACCTCCAACGTTGCGAAATGCCCACTCAATGGCCTGCTGCTGATCGAGAGCAAGTTCGAGTCGGTCTACGACATCCCCTTGGGTGGTATTCAGGTCTTGGTCATTCCGGTCAAGGGTGGTGCCGCGACCAAACTGACGCTGGACGCCAAGGGCAAGGCCACCTTCAGAGGAAAGCCGGGGGAGCTCTACAAGATCCGCGTGCAGAACGAAGTCACCCCGGCTCAAGTCAATGCGCTGTTCAAATCCTATGACGGCCTGACTGGCGAGCTGGAAGGCTGGCTGCGCAGGGAGTGGGCCGTCTTCAAGCCGCAATGGTCGACTCAGTCGGCAGCAGCCTCCTTGAAAGCCGTCGGCAACGGCATCCTTGCCGGTAGCTGGGAAGCGATCAAAGGCGTGTGGGATGGCATTACGCTTATTCTCGACATCCTGCAAAACCCGATGAAGTACGTCGACCGGTTGGGGGCAGGTGCGGAAAAACTGGCCAAGCTGGCCAAGGAAGCCCCGGATGTCATGCGTAAGGCGATGCTGTTCGCCAGTGATGAAGCGGCGCTGTTTCTCCTGGTACGCAGCGCATCGATCTGGCTTAGCGCATTGCCGCCGTCTCAAATCGCTGGCGATGCGGCCAAATACATTTCTTCCGCCGTCGTTTCGATTCTGATCGACATCGTGCTGGGCATCGTCTTGACCATTGCTCTGGAAGGCATGGGAGTCGTCTACCTGGCCCTGCGCCTGAAGAAGTATGGCCAGGTCATCGTCAAAGCCGCGACACGCTTTGTCGAGGCCGTTTTCAAAATCATCAACAGCTTCATGGGCTACATCAAGAAGTACACGGAAGTGGCTGCGCGTGGCATACAGACAGCCGCCAAGAAAGGCGTGGTGCAAGTTCGTTTCGATGGTAGAAAAAACTCCACGCTTGGAGGAAGGCAAGCAGCACCCGACGCCTCCCGTCCTGCAACGACTCCGGCCAGGCGCAATGCCGACTCCGCCAGCAATACCTGCACCAGCGGCTGCCCGGTATCGATGGTCACCGGCGAAGAACTGCTGACCCTGACCGACGGCGAGCTGGACGGGCTGCTGCCGTTCGAATGGACGCGCCTGTATCGCACCAGCGCGGCTGAACTCAACTGTGGGCTGGGTTATGGCTGGAGCCACGCCCTCGCCCAGCGTGTCGAGATCGATGGCGAAAGCGTTATCTGGACCGACCATGAGAACCGCTCGACGACCTTTCCGCTGCCCAGCGAACAGCGCCCGGCCATTACCAACACCCTGTCCCGGGCAGCGATTTTCCTGGGAGACGATCCGTCCGAGCTGATCCTGTCCCAGGCCGGCAAATCGTCGCGGTTCTACCATTTCCGCTACAACAGCAAGGGCGCGAGCCTGATCGCGATCAGCGACAATTACGACAATCGTCTGCACATCTCCCGTGACATTCAGGGCCGGATCAAACGTATCGACAACGGGGCCGGACGCGCCCTGCTGTTGCGTTACGACCGCACACTGATAGTCGCCGTCGATTATCAGCAGTTCACTCCAGCGGATAACCTGGAAGACGCCTGGAGCACCGTTCAGACCCTGGTCAGCTACAGCTACGACGCACAGCACCGCCTGATAGAAGCGAAAAACGCTGCTGGCGAAGCAGAGCGTTATGCCTATGACAAACAGAACGTCATTCTTGAACGGCAACTGGCTGGCGGCGCCAGCTTCTTCTGGGAATGGGAAAATCAGGGTAAGGATTCACGTTGCATTCATCACTGGGCGAACTTCGCACAGATGGATCAGCGTTACGTCTGGGATGACAAAGGCAGCGTCACAGCCATCAACACCGATGGCAGCGAAGAGATCTATACCCACGACGAGCAGGCCAGACTGGTCAGCAAGGTCGATCCGGACGGTGCCGAACACCTCAAGGCCTATGACGAAAAAGGCCGGCTGATCGCTGAGAAAGATCCACTTGGTGCGGTCACCGAATATCACTACGACGAAGCCGGGGACATGGTGGCGGTAATTCCGCCGGAAGATGAGCCGACTGGATACGAGTACGACAACGGTCGTGTCACTGAAGTCCGTCGCGGCAACACAACCTGGAAATACCAGCGCAACCACCAAGGCGACATTACCCAACAGACCGACCCCGACGGCAACGAAACCCACTACCGCTACGACCGCCAAGGCCGCCTGCTGGAAATCACCCATCCCGACGGCAGCCGCCATCAACTGGGCTGGAACGGCCTCGGCCAACTGCTGGAAGAACGCCTGCCCGACGGCGGCCAGCGCAAGTACCGCTACGACGCCCTCGGCCGACAGATCACCCGCCAGGACGAAAGCGGCGCCATCACCCAGTACCAGTGGGACGCCGCCAACCGCCTGGCGCAGATCACCCTGCCCGGCGGCGCGACCCGCGCCTTCAGCTACAACGCCTACGGCAAAGTCACCGCCGAGCGCGACGAGCTGGGCCGCATCACCCGCTACGAATACGCCGACAACCTGCACCTGGTCAGCCGCCGCATCAACCCGGACGGCAGCCAGTTGCGCTATCGCTACGACAACGCGCGCCTGCTGCTCACCGATATCGAGAATGAGCGCGGCGAGCAGTACCACCTCGATTACTACCCCAACGGCCTGATCCAGCAGGAAACCGGCTTCGACGGGCGCAGCACCGCTTATGTCTACGACCTCAACGGCAACCTGCTGAAGAAAACCGAATTCGGCGACGACGGCAGCGAGCTGGTCACCGAGTACCAGCGCGATGCCGCTGGCCGTTTGCTGGTGAAAACCCTGGCCGATGGCGAAAAAATCCACTACAGCTACGACGCCCTCGGGCGCCTGGTCAACGTCGACGACGGCCACTGGCCGCTGGCCTACGAATACGATCTGCAAGACCGCCTGATCACCGAGCATCAAGGCTGGGGCACCCTGCGCTACGAGTACGACAAACTCGGCCAGCTCAGTCATTGCCGCCTGCCCGATGGCAGCAAGCTCGACTACCGCCATGCCCTGGGCGGGCAACTGAGCAGCATCGACCTCAACGGCTCGCGCCTGACCAGCCACCAGTTCAACGCCGGCCGCGAACAGCAGCGCCAACAGGGCCTGCTGCTCAGCCAGTACCAGTACGACGAACAAGGTCGATTGCAGGCCCACAGCGTCAGCCAGCAACGGCACGGCCAGCACCAGAACCTCTACCGCCGCGCCTATGCCTACGACGCCAACGGCAACCTCGCCGGCATCGACGACAGCCGCAAGGGCAACCTGCGTTATCACTACGACCCGCTGGACCGCCTGATCAACGTACGTGGCGCCACCCCGGAAAGCTTCGCCCATGACCCCGCCGGTAACCTGCTCGGCCAGGGCAACCAACCCGCCGCCAACCTGGCCAACATCAAAGGCAACCGCCTGCTGATGCAGGGCGACCGCCATTACGACTACGACGCCTTCGGCAACCTCAGCCGCGAACGCCGCGGCGCCGGCCAGAAGCTGGTGACCGAATACCAGTACGACTGCCAACACCGGCTGATTGGCGTCAGCCTGCCCGGAGGCAGCACCGCGACCTACAAGTACGACGCCTTCGGCCGCCGTATCGCCAAAACCGTCGATGGCCGCACCACCGAGTTCCTCTGGCAAGGCGAACGGCTGATCGCCGAGAGCGCCGAGAATCGCTATCGCAGCTATATCTACGAACCCGGCACCTTCCGCCCGCTGGCCATGCTCGATGGCGAAGGCCCGGCCCAGGCCACACCGTTCTACTACCAGCTCGACCACCTCGGCACGCCGCAGGAACTGACCGCCTACAGCGGCGAGATCATGTGGTCCGCGAAGTACCGGGCGTATGGCAATCTAGCGGCGCTGGACGTTTCAGAAATCGACAACCCGCTACGCTTCCAGGGCCAATACTTCGATGCGGAAACCGGGCTGCACTACAACCGCCATCGCTACTACAATCCGAGCTCTGGACGTTTTTTGACCCCGGACCCGATCAAGTTGGCGGGGGGGTTGAACAACTACAAATATGTGCATAACCCAACAGGTTGGGTGGACCCACTGGGATTGGATGAATGTCCGGGGCAGTCTCCCAAACAGCAACCAGACTACAAATTCAAAAGTGCTAAATACAGACCAGAAGAAGTACTAGGACGTCGAGTTTATAAAAATGGCACCGATATTGCTCCAGGTGCGCCATCGGCTCCTTTAGATAGCAGCATATCCCCAAGCATACGAAAAAAAGTAGAAGAGGACGGCTGGACTAACCTAGACTTGATGCGAAACGGCAATGCTCCAATTGGGCCAGATGGAAAACAGATGAATTTGCACCATGTGATCGGACAAGAAGCTGGTCCAATGGTTGAGTTGACAAGTACAACTCACAAAAAGTATCACAAGCCATTACATGGACTTATTGAGGACGGCAATAGCTTCAGAAACGATAGAAAACTTGAGCTACAGTATGAGCGCTTTCGAAAGGCTTACTGGAAAGAACGGGCCAAAGATTTTGAATGA
- a CDS encoding DUF4123 domain-containing protein — MPSDRLTPQAWLARQPLQPDERLYLVISNASDANPLKDFYQTQGASRLTALWSGTPYADWQPVMPYLAELKPTSPFLDWIAETDADDWGWLAVSNCEPGVVFEHLRSLTQVKMPGGAEVFFRFWDGRHIYPILEGLGAAAGEVLPVFNRYWINGQTLETGVRPVPRVKEWPWWEVPQPLLDQLAKKDPTTLIDNLMQWLSEERPDLYDAFPEAVLRHKVAHFIRRPNAPKALNEALLNHLTLEQG; from the coding sequence GTGCCATCTGATCGCCTGACACCCCAGGCCTGGCTCGCCCGCCAGCCCCTGCAACCCGACGAGCGCCTGTACCTGGTGATCAGCAACGCCAGCGACGCCAACCCGCTCAAGGACTTCTACCAGACCCAGGGCGCCAGCCGCCTGACCGCCCTCTGGAGCGGCACGCCCTACGCCGACTGGCAGCCGGTGATGCCCTACCTCGCCGAACTCAAACCGACCTCCCCCTTCCTCGACTGGATCGCCGAAACCGACGCCGACGACTGGGGCTGGCTCGCCGTCTCCAACTGCGAACCGGGAGTGGTGTTCGAACACCTGCGCAGCCTGACCCAGGTGAAGATGCCGGGCGGTGCCGAGGTGTTTTTTAGGTTTTGGGATGGGCGGCATATTTATCCGATTTTGGAGGGGTTGGGTGCCGCGGCCGGTGAAGTGCTGCCGGTCTTCAACCGCTACTGGATCAATGGCCAAACCCTGGAAACCGGCGTACGCCCGGTGCCGAGGGTCAAAGAGTGGCCGTGGTGGGAAGTACCGCAGCCCCTGCTCGATCAACTGGCCAAGAAAGACCCGACCACCCTGATCGACAACCTGATGCAATGGCTGAGCGAGGAACGCCCAGACCTGTACGACGCTTTCCCGGAGGCTGTGCTGCGCCACAAGGTCGCGCATTTCATTCGTCGGCCGAACGCCCCGAAAGCCCTTAATGAAGCATTGCTTAACCACCTGACTCTGGAGCAAGGATGA
- the tssI gene encoding type VI secretion system Vgr family protein has translation MFAPANQTHFSLTVEGLENDLQVLSFTGREAISQPFAFEVELVSAQAALDLESLLHKPAFLQLAQNGTGIHGQIYRVAQGDSGKRLTRYSVTIRPHLAYLAHRINQRIFQNLTVPKIIGQVLEEHGIQSNAYQFQLGSIYPERNYCVQYDESDLHFIQRLCEEEGIHYHFQHSADSHTIVFGDDQTVFPKLAPVAYQQDSGMVANDPVIKRFDLRLEARTSRTTRRDYDFEKPRLTLESDAKSELKPDLEDYDYPGRFVDRERGKHLAKRALERHRSDYRLAEGKSDQPLLVSGHFLALSEHPKAQWNDLWLLTEIVHEGKQPQVLEESVTSDTTALKDDFHQGYRNRFQATPWDVPNRPPLLHPKPRILGSQSAVVTGPKGEEIHCDSYGRVKVQFHWDREGQSDDKTSCWLRVSSAWAGAQYGGIAIPRIGMEVLVTFLEGDPDQPLISGCLYHKENVVPYELPANKTRSTFKTLSSPGGGGYNELRIEDKKGQEQIFLHAQRDWDENVEHDQKIRVGNERHDTVEANSYSEFKAEEHHTVHADRKVEARASDHLTVGVNQHIKIGTGQFIEAGQEIHLNAGVKVVMEAGSELTLKGGGSFIKLDAGGVTISGPQVKVNSGGGPGSGSGAAPLMPGALKQADADKAGALLTPAQINTLKRNAPFCEECEKCKDGACAI, from the coding sequence ATGTTCGCGCCGGCCAATCAGACCCACTTCAGCCTGACCGTCGAAGGTCTGGAGAACGACCTCCAGGTATTGTCCTTCACCGGACGGGAAGCCATCAGCCAGCCCTTCGCCTTCGAGGTCGAGCTGGTCAGCGCCCAGGCCGCCCTGGACCTGGAAAGCCTGCTGCACAAACCGGCCTTCCTGCAGTTGGCGCAGAACGGCACCGGCATCCACGGGCAGATCTACCGCGTCGCCCAGGGCGATTCCGGCAAGCGCCTGACCCGCTACTCGGTGACCATCCGCCCGCACCTGGCCTACCTCGCGCACCGCATCAACCAACGCATCTTCCAGAACCTCACGGTGCCGAAAATCATCGGCCAGGTCCTCGAAGAGCACGGCATCCAAAGCAACGCCTACCAGTTCCAGCTGGGTTCGATCTACCCCGAGCGCAACTACTGCGTGCAGTACGACGAATCGGACCTGCATTTCATCCAGCGCCTGTGCGAGGAAGAAGGTATCCACTACCACTTCCAGCACAGCGCCGACAGCCACACCATCGTCTTCGGCGATGACCAGACGGTGTTCCCGAAACTGGCGCCAGTGGCCTACCAGCAAGACTCCGGCATGGTCGCCAACGACCCGGTGATCAAGCGTTTCGACCTGCGCCTGGAAGCCCGCACCAGCCGCACCACGCGCCGCGACTACGACTTCGAGAAGCCGCGCCTGACCCTGGAGAGCGACGCCAAGAGCGAGCTCAAGCCGGACCTCGAGGATTACGACTATCCCGGTCGTTTCGTCGATCGCGAACGCGGCAAGCACCTGGCCAAGCGCGCCCTGGAACGCCACCGCAGCGACTACCGCCTGGCCGAGGGCAAGAGCGATCAGCCGCTGCTGGTCAGCGGCCATTTCCTGGCCCTGAGCGAACACCCGAAAGCGCAATGGAACGACCTCTGGCTACTGACCGAGATCGTCCACGAAGGCAAGCAGCCGCAGGTCCTGGAAGAGTCGGTGACCAGCGACACCACCGCACTGAAGGACGACTTCCACCAGGGTTATCGCAACCGCTTCCAGGCCACCCCCTGGGACGTGCCCAACCGGCCGCCGCTGCTGCACCCCAAGCCGCGCATCCTCGGCAGCCAGAGCGCGGTGGTCACCGGGCCCAAGGGCGAAGAGATCCACTGCGACTCGTACGGCCGGGTCAAAGTGCAATTCCACTGGGACCGCGAAGGCCAGTCGGACGACAAGACCAGCTGCTGGCTGCGCGTGTCCTCGGCCTGGGCCGGCGCCCAGTACGGCGGCATCGCCATCCCGCGGATCGGCATGGAAGTGCTGGTGACCTTCCTCGAGGGCGACCCCGACCAGCCATTGATCAGCGGCTGCCTGTACCACAAGGAAAACGTCGTCCCCTACGAGCTGCCGGCGAACAAGACCCGCAGCACCTTCAAGACCCTCAGTTCCCCCGGTGGCGGCGGCTATAACGAGCTGCGCATCGAGGACAAGAAGGGCCAGGAACAGATCTTCCTGCACGCCCAGCGCGACTGGGACGAGAACGTCGAACACGACCAAAAGATCCGCGTCGGCAACGAACGCCACGACACGGTCGAGGCCAACAGCTACAGCGAGTTCAAGGCCGAGGAACACCACACCGTGCACGCCGACCGCAAGGTCGAAGCGCGCGCCAGCGACCACCTCACCGTCGGCGTGAACCAGCACATCAAGATCGGCACCGGTCAGTTCATCGAAGCCGGCCAGGAGATCCACCTCAATGCCGGGGTGAAGGTCGTCATGGAAGCCGGCAGCGAGCTGACCCTCAAGGGCGGCGGCAGCTTTATCAAGCTCGACGCCGGCGGCGTGACCATCAGCGGCCCGCAGGTCAAGGTCAACTCCGGCGGCGGCCCGGGCAGCGGCTCCGGCGCCGCGCCACTGATGCCCGGCGCGCTGAAGCAGGCCGACGCCGACAAAGCCGGCGCCCTGTTGACCCCGGCGCAAATCAACACCCTCAAACGCAACGCGCCTTTCTGCGAAGAGTGCGAAAAGTGCAAGGACGGTGCCTGTGCCATCTGA
- a CDS encoding Hcp family type VI secretion system effector: MATPAYMSITGTKQGLITAGAFTADSVGNTYQEGHEDQVMVQGFQHEVIIPRDPQSGQPTGQRVHKPVVITKVFDKASPLLLAALTSGERLTKIEIQWYRTSAAGTQEHYYTTTLEDAIIVDIKDYMHNCQDPANSHFTHLEDVHFTYRKITWTHEVSGTSGSDDWRSPVAG; the protein is encoded by the coding sequence ATGGCTACACCAGCGTATATGTCCATCACCGGCACCAAACAAGGCCTGATCACCGCCGGTGCCTTCACCGCTGACTCCGTTGGCAACACCTACCAGGAAGGCCACGAAGACCAGGTCATGGTTCAGGGTTTCCAGCACGAAGTGATCATCCCGCGTGACCCGCAGTCCGGCCAGCCAACCGGCCAGCGCGTGCACAAACCCGTAGTCATCACCAAGGTTTTCGACAAGGCTTCGCCACTGCTGCTGGCTGCCCTGACCTCCGGTGAGCGTCTGACCAAGATCGAAATCCAGTGGTACCGCACCTCCGCTGCCGGCACCCAGGAGCACTACTACACCACCACCCTGGAAGACGCGATCATCGTCGACATCAAAGACTACATGCACAACTGCCAGGACCCGGCGAACTCGCACTTCACCCACCTGGAAGACGTGCACTTCACCTACCGCAAAATCACCTGGACCCACGAAGTCTCCGGTACTTCCGGTTCCGACGACTGGCGTTCCCCGGTCGCGGGCTAA
- a CDS encoding CynX/NimT family MFS transporter: protein MPLAESRLRRLGGWALLIALGLNLRPIISSISPLLMEIRGATGMSFQSSAWLTSLPVVCMGLVALLGVRLEARLGERRGVALGLLMILCACLARLLCDQAGALLATALLGGAGVALIQALVPALIKRQFQQRVALAMGIYSASLMGGGGLAALLSPQVATHFAHWQAGLGVWLLPALAALLLWWLLPFAGPRQRLDAPSINLWRNRRAWLLALYFGLVNCGYMSMVAWLPAYYLQLGWSATQSGSLLAFMTLFQVTAALLMPALAQRQSERRPLLAISLSAQALGFSGLVLWPLQAPHLWVALIGFGLGACFALSLILTLDHRRDPREAGQLAAFVQGVGFLINAVSPWMTGWLRQLTGSFISAWWVLVLSVLAMLVLTRVFSPSSYREPQIATTAPQPASVTP, encoded by the coding sequence ATGCCGCTCGCTGAGTCGCGCCTGCGCCGCCTCGGCGGCTGGGCCCTGCTGATCGCCCTGGGGCTCAATCTGCGGCCGATCATCAGTTCCATCAGCCCGCTGCTGATGGAGATTCGTGGCGCCACCGGCATGAGCTTCCAGAGCAGTGCCTGGCTCACCAGCCTGCCGGTGGTCTGCATGGGCCTGGTGGCCTTGCTCGGGGTGCGCCTGGAAGCCCGCCTGGGAGAACGGCGCGGCGTCGCCCTCGGCCTGTTGATGATCCTCTGCGCCTGCCTGGCGCGGTTGCTCTGCGACCAGGCCGGCGCCCTGCTCGCCACGGCCCTGCTCGGCGGTGCCGGCGTGGCCTTGATCCAGGCACTGGTGCCGGCGCTGATCAAGCGCCAGTTCCAGCAACGGGTGGCCTTGGCCATGGGCATTTATTCGGCTTCGTTGATGGGCGGCGGCGGCCTCGCGGCGCTGCTCAGCCCGCAGGTCGCCACGCATTTCGCCCATTGGCAGGCCGGGCTCGGCGTCTGGCTGTTACCGGCGCTGGCGGCGCTGCTGCTGTGGTGGCTGCTGCCTTTCGCCGGGCCGAGGCAGCGCCTCGACGCCCCCTCCATCAACCTGTGGCGCAACCGTCGGGCCTGGTTGCTGGCGCTGTACTTCGGCCTGGTCAATTGCGGCTACATGAGCATGGTCGCCTGGCTGCCGGCCTATTACCTGCAACTGGGCTGGAGCGCGACCCAGAGCGGTTCGCTGCTGGCATTCATGACCCTCTTCCAGGTCACCGCCGCGCTGTTGATGCCCGCCCTGGCGCAGCGCCAGAGCGAACGCCGGCCATTGCTCGCCATCAGCCTGAGCGCCCAGGCCCTGGGTTTCAGCGGCCTGGTGTTGTGGCCGCTGCAGGCCCCGCACCTGTGGGTGGCACTGATCGGCTTCGGCCTCGGTGCCTGTTTCGCCCTGAGCCTGATCCTCACCCTCGACCACCGTCGCGATCCCCGGGAAGCCGGACAGCTGGCGGCCTTTGTGCAAGGGGTGGGGTTCCTGATCAACGCCGTGTCGCCATGGATGACCGGCTGGCTGCGGCAGCTCACCGGCAGCTTCATCAGCGCCTGGTGGGTACTGGTCCTGAGCGTGCTGGCCATGCTGGTGCTGACCCGGGTATTCAGCCCCTCCAGCTACCGGGAGCCACAGATAGCGACCACGGCACCGCAGCCGGCCTCCGTGACGCCTTAA
- a CDS encoding nucleoside deaminase, with protein MKDDQEYLQRAVELARQNVAAGGRPFGAVLVRDGQVLAETVNQIHLTQDPTAHAELLAIRVASQQLGPRLDGCVIYASGQPCPMCLSAMYLCGVARAVFAADNASAAPFGLSTAAIYEQLAQPLAARRLPVQHVPQAAMHEIYRDWQARHAAR; from the coding sequence ATGAAAGACGATCAGGAGTACCTGCAACGCGCCGTCGAACTGGCCCGGCAAAACGTCGCGGCCGGTGGCCGGCCGTTCGGTGCGGTGCTGGTGCGCGACGGCCAGGTGCTGGCCGAGACGGTCAACCAGATCCACCTGACCCAGGACCCCACCGCCCACGCCGAGCTGCTAGCCATCCGAGTCGCCAGCCAGCAGCTCGGGCCACGCCTGGACGGCTGCGTGATCTATGCCAGCGGCCAGCCCTGCCCCATGTGTTTGAGCGCCATGTACCTGTGCGGTGTGGCGCGCGCGGTGTTCGCCGCGGACAACGCCAGCGCTGCGCCCTTCGGCCTGTCCACGGCGGCGATCTACGAACAACTGGCCCAGCCCCTGGCGGCCCGGCGCTTGCCGGTGCAGCACGTGCCGCAAGCGGCGATGCACGAGATCTACCGCGACTGGCAGGCCCGCCATGCCGCTCGCTGA
- a CDS encoding ankyrin repeat domain-containing protein produces MRYLSCKHAVLAICLFVVGGVMAKDNQLLEAVRDGQLPKVQALLRQGVDVNVRGLDGSSPLLLATAANQVEIARALIEAGADVNQKNLIHDSPYLLAGASGRNAILQLTLAHGADLKSTNRYGGTALIPACERGHVDTVRLLIEAGVDLDHVNRLGWTCLMEAIVLADGGPAHQQIVTQLIAAGANLNLPDNDGLSPLQQAEKRGQSAIAKLLQDAGAS; encoded by the coding sequence ATGCGTTACCTGTCTTGCAAACACGCGGTCCTGGCAATCTGTCTGTTCGTGGTGGGGGGGGTGATGGCAAAGGATAACCAACTGCTCGAAGCGGTCCGCGACGGGCAGTTGCCCAAGGTCCAGGCGCTGCTTCGCCAAGGCGTGGACGTCAACGTGCGCGGCCTGGACGGCAGCAGCCCGTTGCTGCTGGCCACCGCCGCCAACCAGGTCGAGATCGCCCGGGCGCTGATCGAGGCCGGCGCCGACGTCAACCAGAAGAACCTGATCCACGACAGCCCTTACCTGCTGGCCGGCGCCAGCGGGCGCAATGCGATCCTGCAGCTGACCCTGGCCCACGGCGCCGACCTGAAAAGCACCAACCGCTACGGCGGCACCGCACTGATCCCGGCTTGCGAGCGTGGACATGTCGACACCGTGCGCCTGCTGATCGAGGCCGGTGTCGACCTCGATCATGTCAATCGCCTGGGCTGGACCTGCCTGATGGAAGCCATTGTGCTGGCCGACGGCGGCCCGGCGCACCAGCAGATAGTCACTCAGTTGATCGCCGCCGGCGCCAACCTGAACCTGCCGGACAACGATGGCCTGAGCCCCCTGCAACAGGCGGAAAAACGCGGCCAGAGCGCCATCGCCAAACTGCTGCAGGACGCCGGCGCGTCCTGA